The Candidatus Baltobacteraceae bacterium sequence TCGTAGACCTTCCCGTCGGTACAGATCATCTGATAGATGTAGCCCTTGACGCCGGCCGGCCCGTCGACGATCCCGAGCGGACCCCACCACTGGGTGCGAACCAAAGCCCCGAGCGCCGCCAGCGCCCGTGAGGTGTTGGCGATCTGTTCGTCGGTGAGCTTGGGCTGGGTCTCCGGGGCGTAGCGGCTCTTGTCCACCACGCCGGCCTGCCAGGCGACGAACTCGTGCCGTGCGATCGCCGTGATCGCCGGATCCGCCGGCGGCGGCGAGGGTGTTACGGTCGGGGTGGGCGTCGGGTGCGGCCGTGCCGGCGCGGCTACCGGAAGGAGCGCCAGCGCCAGCAGCGCTGCCGTGCTAGTAGCGAATGAACGAAACAACGTCGACCCCGTGCAATGCATCGCGCCCGCTCAGCGCTTCCAGTTCGATCAGGAACGCAAAAGCCTCGATATGCGCGCCGAGCCGTTCGAGCAGACGGCGCGTCGCCGATGCCGTGCCGCCGGTCGCGAGCAAATCGTCGACGACCACGACGCGATCGCCGTCGGACAGCGCGTCGGCGTGAATCTCGAGCGAATTGGTCCCGTACTCGAGCGCGTACGATTCGGACAGTTTGCTGAACGGCAATTTTCCCGGCTTGCGCACCGGAATGAAGCCGGCGCCGATCGCATACGCGAGCGGCGCGCCTAACATATATCCGCGCGCCTCGACACCGACTACGTAGTTGATTCCTTTGCCCTTGAACCTCTCGACGAATAGGTCGATCGCTTCCTTAAAGCCGGTCTTGTCTTTGAGGAGCGGTGTTATGTCGCGAAAGAGGATTCCGGGAATGGGAAAGTCTGGGATCGCACGGATCAGTTCTTGCGTTTTCACTGCCGGGCGAGCTTTCGAGAGAGGTCGGAACGAGCCTCTTCGTCGTACGGACTACGTCGAAAGTGACTGCTCAAGACGGACGGCGGCTCGCGATTGCGCTCGCGGTTGCAATCGCGCTTCACGAGGTGGTGGCCATGCTGATTCCGCGACAGCCGCCGCTCGAAACACGCGAAGCCCCGATCATCGTACACGTGACGCTCGCGCGCATCGTCCGCAAGCCAAGGCCCCGGCCCAGTCCGACGCCGACGCCGCCGCCGGTCAAGGTCCCCGTGCCGGCCGTGGTCGCCGCCGGCGTTCACGCGCACGTCGAACCGGTCAAACACGCTGGAGCGAAGCGGCCGACACCGCCGAAAGTCCATCTCGTTACGCCTGCGCCCGCGCTTCCGACCGGCGGCCAAGGCGCCGGCGCGCAGAACGGCGTAGGCGCGGGCAGCCTTTCCGATGTGAACGGCAACGGCAACGGTACGGGAACGGCCGGCAACGGCAACGGCGCCGCGATTTGCGGGGCAGTCGACTTCGAAGCCAGCGGTCTGGCGCACTACGACGCGCAGACGGGCTTCTACGAACGCAGCGACATCATTGCCACCGTGTACTATGCCGACGGAAGCTCGCAACGGATTCCGCTCGATTGGACCTGGCAGTACAAAAGTGAAGCGGACGATCCGTTCGATCCGGCATCGAGCGCACCGATGCTCTTCCAGTTTCCGCCTCCCGATCAGATCGCGAGCGAACCGCCGGTCATCCAATACATCATCGCGCACACGACGCCCGACGGAAGAACCCGCCTCAACGATCAGTGCCCGAATATTCCGCCGCCGCCCTCACCCCACC is a genomic window containing:
- a CDS encoding adenine phosphoribosyltransferase; amino-acid sequence: MKTQELIRAIPDFPIPGILFRDITPLLKDKTGFKEAIDLFVERFKGKGINYVVGVEARGYMLGAPLAYAIGAGFIPVRKPGKLPFSKLSESYALEYGTNSLEIHADALSDGDRVVVVDDLLATGGTASATRRLLERLGAHIEAFAFLIELEALSGRDALHGVDVVSFIRY